In one Brassica oleracea var. oleracea cultivar TO1000 chromosome C9, BOL, whole genome shotgun sequence genomic region, the following are encoded:
- the LOC106316872 gene encoding laccase-14 translates to MDFKLSISTTIVSTFTIVFSLVVLLTIQIAEAKIHRHTFTIKSKAYTRLCDTKKILTVNGEFPGPTLKAHRGDKLIVNVINKANYNMTLHWHGARQVRNPWSDGPEYVTQCPIRPGERYVYRIDLKVEEGTIWWHAHSQWARATVHGAFIVYPKRGSSYPFPKPHREIPLILGEWWKKKNVMDIAGNANKTGGEPAISDAYTINGQPGYLYPCSKPDTFKMKVVRHRRYLLRIINAVMDEELFFAIANHTLTVVAKDGLYLKHFNTSYLMITPGQSMDVLLQANQRSGRYFMAARAYSSAFGAGFDKTTTTAILKYKGHSLTDKLNRKTPVLPYLPPYNHTEATTRFTNQFRSYRTSNSPVNVPVKIDTRLLYAISVNLLNCSDDKPCKGPFGKRFSSSVNNVSFVNPTVDILRAYYRRIGGVFQADFPRKPPTEFNYTGENLPFPTRFGTKVVVLDFNSSVELVLQGTNVLASDNHPIHLHGYSFFVVGSGFGNFDRRKDPLKYNRVDPPEETTVGVPSNGWTAVRFVANNPGVWLLHCHIERHATWGMNAVFIVKDGPTKASRMLKPPPDLPSC, encoded by the exons ATAAAGTCAAAAGCTTACACCCGACTCTGTGACACCAAAAAGATATTGACAGTGAACGGAGAATTCCCCGGACCGACATTAAAAGCCCACCGTGGAGATAAACTCATCGTCAATGTCATCAACAAAGCAAACTACAATATGACCCTCCACTG GCATGGAGCGAGACAAGTAAGGAACCCATGGTCGGATGGACCTGAATACGTGACTCAATGTCCGATTCGACCAGGCGAGCGTTATGTTTATAGAATTGATCTTAAGGTTGAAGAAGGAACGATTTGGTGGCACGCACATAGTCAATGGGCACGTGCCACAGTTCATGGAGCGTTTATTGTCTATCCCAAGCGCGGCTCTTCTTATCCTTTTCCCAAGCCTCACCGCGAGATTCCTCTCATTTTAG GTGAATGGTGGAAGAAGAAAAACGTAATGGATATTGCAGGAAACGCTAATAAAACCGGAGGTGAACCGGCTATCTCAGATGCATATACCATAAACGGACAACCCGGTTATCTCTACCCCTGCTCTAAACCGG ACACATTTAAAATGAAGGTGGTGCGCCATCGACGATACCTTCTCCGGATTATCAATGCAGTGATGGACGAAGAGCTCTTCTTTGCAATAGCTAACCACACCTTAACCGTAGTGGCCAAAGACGGTCTTTATTTAAAGCATTTCAATACAAGTTACCTAATGATCACTCCAGGCCAATCCATGGACGTCCTTCTCCAAGCGAATCAGCGGTCAGGCCGTTACTTCATGGCAGCTCGAGCTTACTCCTCCGCCTTTGGTGCCGGTTTTGACAAAACCACCACCACTGCCATCTTAAAATACAAAGGTCATTCCTTAACCGATAAATTAAACCGGAAAACTCCGGTTTTACCCTATTTGCCTCCTTATAATCATACCGAGGCAACCACCCGGTTCACTAACCAATTTAGAAGCTATCGAACCAGTAACAGTCCGGTTAACGTCCCGGTTAAAATCGACACTCGTCTTCTCTACGCGATCTCCGTGAACTTGCTGAACTGCTCCGACGATAAACCATGTAAAGGCCCCTTCGGGAAGCGATTCTCGTCGAGCGTTAACAACGTCAGCTTCGTGAACCCGACGGTCGACATTCTCCGAGCTTATTACCGCCGCATCGGAGGCGTTTTCCAGGCGGATTTCCCGAGAAAACCGCCGACGGAGTTCAATTACACCGGAGAGAATCTTCCGTTCCCGACGAGGTTTGGAACGAAAGTGGTGGTTCTCGATTTCAATTCGAGCGTCGAGCTGGTTTTGCAGGGGACGAACGTGTTGGCTTCTGATAATCACCCGATCCATCTCCATGGTTATAGCTTCTTTGTGGTGGGATCGGGTTTTGGGAATTTCGATCGCCGGAAAGATCCGTTGAAGTATAACCGAGTTGATCCACCGGAGGAGACCACCGTTGGAGTTCCTAGTAATGGCTGGACCGCCGTCAGATTCGTAGCTAATAATCCAG GGGTATGGTTGTTGCATTGCCATATAGAGAGGCATGCCACATGGGGAATGAACGCTGTGTTCATAGTGAAAGATGGACCGACCAAAGCATCTCGTATGCTCAAACCGCCTCCTGATCTGCCTTCTTGTTAG
- the LOC106318225 gene encoding NAC domain-containing protein 82: MGKTELAPGFRFHPTDVELVRYYLKRKVLGKKLLVDAIADLDIYKFEPSDLPDKSYIKSGDLKWHFFCPREKKYATGVRANRATECGYWKTTGKERAVLCNGEVVGKIKTLVYHVGKSPRGERTDWVMHEYRLEDNALTQKNIPQDTYVLCVLFKKDGPGPRNGAQYGAPFKEEDWRDEEHRTDVPSTSNASIFLHGPNPETSLAVAPSHDSNKACFGGMISESCVSDFPPATATTSVAAHLTDAANAPVPAPLLDPSSSASLAQTLQAPNDDDDLYAMLDLFVDEDEFLPFSEPNTNEARHDPIVSAPISLGEEVIFDDLPDFSNMHDNNSIPRTPSYNLIENSELYLELQDLTTPLAPPHVWNVSDSYLTAPLAPPQVGSVSDSYLTAPPAPPQNGNVSEPFLSPQGHFDFSANANDDPYSLLRPWDNTDQR, from the exons ATGGGGAAAACTGAGCTGGCTCCTGGGTTTCGGTTTCATCCTACTGACGTCGAACTCGTGAGATATTACTTGAAGAGGAAAGTGTTGGGTAAAAAGCTCCTCGTTGATGCTATTGCTGATCTTGACATTTACAAGTTCGAACCCTCTGACTTGCCTG ATAAGTCCTATATAAAGAGTGGGGATCTTAAGTGGCACTTCTTCTGCCCAAGGGAGAAGAAATATGCAACCGGTGTTAGAGCTAACCGTGCAACTGAGTGTGGTTACTGGAAAACCACAGGGAAGGAGAGAGCCGTTCTCTGCAATGGTGAAGTTGTCGGAAAGATTAAGACTTTGGTTTACCACGTCGGTAAATCGCCTCGTGGGGAGCGGACTGATTGGGTTATGCATGAATACAGGCTCGAAGACAACGCCCTGACACAGAAGAATATTCCTCAG GATACTTATGTCCTGTGTGTTCTTTTCAAGAAAGATGGACCGGGACCTAGAAACGGAGCTCAATACGGAGCTCCTTTCAAGGAAGAGGACTGGAGAGATGAGGAGCATCGTACTGATGTTCCTTCTACCAGCAATGCCTCAATCTTCCTTCATGGGCCTAACCCAGAAACCAGTCTGGCTGTGGCCCCCTCGCACGACTCTAACAAGGCTTGTTTTGGTGGCATGATATCTGAATCATGCGTCTCTGATTTCCCACCAGCTACAGCTACTACCAGCGTGGCTGCACATCTGACTGATGCAGCTAATGCTCCTGTGCCTGCACCACTTCTTGATCCTAGTAGCAGCGCTTCTTTGGCGCAAACCCTTCAGGCCCCTAACGACGATGATGACTTGTATGCAATGTTGGATCTGTTTGTTGATGAGGATGAGTTCTTGCCTTTCTCTGAGCCCAACACCAACGAG GCAAGACATGATCCCATTGTCTCAGCTCCAATTTCGTTAGGAGAAGAAGTGATATTCGACGACCTACCCGACTTTAGCAATATGCATGACAACAACAGCATTCCAAGGACACCCTCTTACAACCTGATTGAAAACTCGGAGCTATACTTGGAGCTCCAGGATCTCACAACCCCGTTAGCACCACCGCATGTTTGGAATGTCAGCGACTCTTACCTGACAGCTCCACTCGCACCACCTCAAGTAGGGAGTGTCAGCGACTCTTACCTGACAGCTCCACCCGCACCGCCCCAAAACGGGAATGTCAGTGAGCCTTTTCTGAGCCCTCAAGGCCACTTTGATTTCTCCGCTAATGCTAATGATGATCCTTATTCTTTACTGCGTCCATGGGACAATACGGACCAGAGATGA
- the LOC106318228 gene encoding vacuolar protein sorting-associated protein 9A yields MENVDVFPGLHDFFDRMRKPSAGDFVKSIKSFIVSFSNNAPDPEKDSEAVQEFFTKMEAAFRAHPLWSGSSEEDLDSAADGLEKYVMTRLFTRVFASNTEDVISDEKLFQKMSLVQQFISPESLDIQPTFQNETSWLLAQKELQKMNMYKAPRDKLMCILSCCKVINNLLLNASIASKENAPGADEFLPVLIYVTIKANPPQFHSNLLYIQRYRRQSKLVGEASYFFTNLRSAESFISNIDAKSLSMDESDFEKKMESARARLSGLGSQSYHTDHGAAPTAHNPKRETTLLQSQSSGSLSGTNETLNQRSELPIKKAESISDLENKGAATLLNDNSEASKILKEYPYVFASAGDLRVGDVEGLLNDYKQLVFKYVCLSKGLGDAATSLASSSSPLQPSTETETEDRATLSSDVQTKTETDRSVDDLMRALQGEGDNVHKLSDVKQEDYSEDASLTANMEGIGLRGEILRLGLTPHRGVCGRSPVLRRAMVVKMRDRSKNRKPLQRGRMLSIEAIQAVQALKRANPPPPPSTSPSSSSSMLHRVIDSKIRRLLKFDMVAVLRELLRQNECSLALKVFEEIRKEYWYKPQARLYADMISVMADNNLLDEVNYLYAAMKSEKGLVADTESFNTLLVVLLNHKLFELVMDCYAFMQSIGYEPDRTSFRVLVQGLESNGEMGLSGIVRQDAHEYYGESLEFSDEIEDISSLLIPQWRR; encoded by the exons ATGGAGAACGTAGACGTATTCCCCGGGCTGCATGATTTTTTCGACCGGATGCGTAAACCCTCCGCCGGAGATTTCGTCAAATCCATTAAAAG TTTCATTGTCTCATTCTCCAACAATGCTCCAGACCCAGAGAAAGACAGCGAGGCAGTTCAGGAGTTCTTTACCAAGATGGAAGCTGCTTTCAGAGCTCATCCACTTTGGTCCGGTTCTTCTGAGGAGGACTTAGACAGTGCTGCAGAT GGACTAGAGAAGTATGTCATGACAAGGTTATTTACGCGTGTATTTGCATCGAACACCGAGGATGTAATCTCCGATGAGAAACTCTTTCAGAAGATGTCCTTAGTTCAGCAGTTTATTTCTCCTGAAAGCTTGGATATACAACCTACTTTCCAAAACGAAACATCATGGCTG CTAGCTCAAAAAGAGCTCCAGAAGATGAATATGTACAAAGCTCCTCGTGATAAGCTGATGTGTATCCTTAGCTGCTGCAAAGTGATCAATAACTTACTGCTAAATGCTTCTATTGCGTCTAAGGAGAATGCACCTGGAGCCGACGAGTTTCTTCCTGTTCTCATTTATGTTACCATAAAG GCTAACCCTCCACAGTTTCACTCAAACTTGTTGTACATACAAAGATACAGGCGTCAATCTAAGCTGGTTGGGGAAGCTTCCTACTTCTTCACGAACCTGCGCTCTGCAGAGTCTTTCATCTCAAATATTGATGCAAAGTCTCTTTCTATGGATGAATCTGACTTTGAAAAGAAAATGGAATCTGCACGAGCGCGTCTCTCTGGTCTTGGAAGCCAGTCTTATCATACGGATCACGGCGCTGCACCCACTGCTCATAATCCCAAGAGGGAAACCACGCTTCTGCAATCACAATCGTCTGGTAGTCTTTCTGGAACCAACGAAACACTGAATCAGAGAAGTGAACTGCCGATAAAGAAAGCTGAATCCATTTCGGATTTGGAAAATAAAGGCGCTGCCACGCTTTTGAACGATAACAGCGAGGCGAGCAAGATCTTGAAAGAGTATCCTTACGTGTTTGCCAGTGCTGGTGATTTGAGGGTAGGAGATGTTGAAGGGCTGCTAAATGATTATAAACAGCTCGTTTTCAAATATGTCTGCCTCTCCAAAGGCTTGGGTGATGCAGCAACATCTTTGGCTTCATCAAGTTCACCATTGCAACCGTCTACTGAAACTGAAACTGAGGATCGTGCAACATTGTCTTCAGATGTTCAAACGAAAACCGAAACTGACAGGAGCGTTGATGATTTGATGCGAGCTTTACAAGGGGAAGGGGATAATGTTCATAAACTTTCAGATGTAAAACAAGAAGATTATAGTGAAGATGCT AGTCTAACGGCGAATATGGAAGGGATTGGATTACGTGGAGAGATTCTCCGTCTCGGGCTTACGCCACACCGTGGCGTCTGCGGCCGCTCTCCGGTCCTCCGGCGAGCTATGGTGGTAAAGATGAGAGACCGCAGCAAGAACAGGAAGCCACTGCAGAGAGGTCGCATGCTCAGTATCGAAGCGATTCAAGCCGTTCAAGCCCTGAAGCGAGCTAATCCTCCTCCTCCTCCTTCAACGTCTCCGTCTTCCTCCTCATCGATGCTCCATCGCGTAATCGATTCCAAAATCCGCCGGCTCTTGAAATTCGATATGGTCGCCGTTCTCCGGGAGCTATTACGCCAGAACGAGTGCTCTCTAGCTCTCAAG GTTTTCGAAGAGATTCGAAAGGAGTATTGGTACAAGCCTCAGGCGAGACTGTACGCAGATATGATCAGTGTAATGGCGGATAACAATCTCCTCGACGAGGTCAACTACCTTTACGCAGCTATGAAGTCAGAGAAGGGATTAGTGGCTGACACTGAGAGCTTCAACACGCTCTTGGTGGTGCTTCTGAATCATAAGCTGTTTGAACTTGTCATGGACTGTTACGCTTTTATGCAGTCGATTGGGTATGAGCCTGATAGGACTTCCTTTAGAGTCCTAGTCCAGGGCCTTGAATCCAATGGCGAAATGGGCTTATCGGGTATCGTTAGGCAAGATGCTCATGAGTATTATGGCGAATCGCTCGAGTTTAGTGATGAAATTGAAGACATTTCTAGTCTGTTGATCCCACAATGGAGAAGATAA